A window of the Sabethes cyaneus chromosome 1, idSabCyanKW18_F2, whole genome shotgun sequence genome harbors these coding sequences:
- the LOC128745996 gene encoding uncharacterized protein LOC128745996 produces the protein MIGNNSSEQRPRGGKTDGFLNFHSESESISGMTETAAKPAVVIKEQCAVCKGNCPSVTKCKRFEEFSYESKWAPVKECKLCRKCLRKHNGSCKQSKPLETNECELLHYPLLHNTQKHEASRSVLPVAASYPNTNTEPKTDHCCNIHQGQSEIMFRIVPVMLYGPTKTIRTYAFVDDGSELTLMEQSLADELGVQGPIRSLCLRWTGGTQKMSQSQQVNLQISGVHSSKRYEL, from the coding sequence ATGATCGGTAACAATAGCAGCGAACAGCGACCTCGGGGAGGTAAAACGGACGGCTTTCTGAATTTTCATTCCGAGTCGGAGTCGATAAGCGGCATGACGGAAACGGCGGCTAAGCCTGCTGTTGTAATTAAAGAGCAATGCGCCGTATGTAAGGGGAACTGTCCATCCGTAACGAAGTGCAAGAGGTTCGAAGAATTCAGCTACGAATCTAAGTGGGCACCGGTGAAGGAGTGCAAGCTGTGCCGGAAATGCCTGCGAAAGCACAACGGATCATGTAAGCAGTCGAAACCCCTTGAAACGAATGAATGCGAATTACTTCACTATCCGTTGCTCCACAACACGCAGAAACACGAAGCTTCGAGATCTGTGTTACCGGTAGCAGCCAGCTACCCCAACACTAATACGGAACCGAAAACAGATCATTGTTGCAACATTCACCAAGGTCAGTCGGAGATTATGTTTCGAATCGTTCCGGTGATGCTGTATGGACCTACAAAGACGATACGCACCTACGCGTTCGTTGATGATGGATCCGAGCTCACTCTAATGGAGCAAAGCCTCGCTGATGAGTTGGGCGTGCAAGGACCGATAAGATCATTATGCCTAAGGTGGACCGGCGGAACACAGAAAATGTCGCAGTCTCAACAGGTCAACCTGCAGATCTCCGGTGTGCATAGCTCGAAGAGGTACGAGCTATAA